Proteins co-encoded in one Salvelinus sp. IW2-2015 linkage group LG17, ASM291031v2, whole genome shotgun sequence genomic window:
- the slc26a10 gene encoding solute carrier family 26 member 10: MSASVAVYRNIYTEDRFRQSYGTEDKPRGGGQRFREKIAERCRCSRAACLHLLRERVPIFNWLPKYRLKKWILGDTIAGLTVGILHIPQGMAFALLTSVAPIYGLYTSFFPVVLYMLFGTGRHVSTGTFAVVSLMTGSVVEQLVPTPLQLNSSSPEAADFEAQRIGVASAVALLSGIMMLCMFGLQLGFLSTYLSEPIVKAFTSAAAFHVTISQLQSMLGLRLPRHTGPFSLFKTLASVIENLPQTNMAELLTSLVCLAILVPVKEVNMRFRQHLRTPIPVEILTVIIATGVAYASSLDSNYDVQIVGHIPAGFPSPRMPALHKLPEVAGDTVAITFVGYAVSVSLAMIYADKHGYSIQPNQELLAHGISNTVSSLFTCFPSSATLATTNILESSGGFTQLSGLFTSLVVLIVLLLIGPLFYFLPKAVLACINVTSLRQMFLQFQDLPDLWRVSKIDFVVWLVTWLSVVVLNVDMGLAIGVVFSMMTVICRTQRAGCSVLGRASNTEIYRSLENHNKCYEVPGVKILTYNGPIYYGNRSFFREDMSRLLGLTPERIRSREKARKALEKREREAVNTVERGVANTSFSSENEFFKSETAESEVQAVLIDCSSVIFVDVAGARLFIQMCIECQKVGVCIYLANCNESVLRILTSSGLMNCMNPQHIFVTVHDAVMYIQQQKEQTPENTTTVWV, from the exons ATGAGCGCTTCAGTGGCTGTATACCGAAATATTTACACCGAGGACCGGTTCAGACAGTCGTACGGTACCGAGGACAAGCCCCGTGGAGGTGGTCAACGGTTTCGGGAGAAGATCGCGGAACGGTGCAGGTGCTCGCGTGCAGCATGCCTTCACCTGTTGAGGGAACGAGTTCCCATTTTTAACTGGCTGCCGAAGTACAGGCTGAAAAAATGGATATTAGGTGATACAATAGCGGGACTAACAGTTGGTATACTTCACATTCCACAAG GTATGGCCTTTGCCTTACTGACGTCAGTGGCGCCCATCTATGGCCTCTATACCTCCTTCTTCCCTGTGGTTCTCTACATGCTGTTTGGCACAGGACGGCATGTATCCACTG GTACCTTTGCAGTGGTGAGCCTGATGACAGGCTCAGTGGTGGAACAGCTGGTGCCCACCCCTCTACAGCTCAACTCCTCCAGTCCAGAGGCTGCAGACTTTGAGGCCCAGAGGATTGGGGTTGCCTCCGCTGTAGCCTTACTCTCAGGGATCATGATG CTCTGTATGTTTGGGCTACAGCTGGGTTTCCTCTCTACATACCTGTCAGAGCCCATCGTCAAGGCATTCACCAGCGCTGCAGCCTTCCACGTCACCATCTCACAGCTGCAAAGCATGCTGGGACTGCGGCTCCCCCGCCACACCGGCCCCTTCTCACTCTTCAAG ACCCTTGCGTCTGTCATAGAGAACCTTCCCCAAACCAACATGGCTGAGCTGCTGACCTCCCTGGTGTGTCTGGCCATCCTGGTACCGGTTAAAGAAGTCAACATGAGGTTCCGACAGCACCTACGCACACCCATCCCCGTAGAGATCCTCACG gtgATAATAGCTACAGGAGTGGCCTATGCTTCCTCTCTGGACTCTAACTATGACGTTCAGATAGTGGGACACATTCCTGCAGG CTTCCCTAGTCCACGGATGCCTGCCTTGCACAAGTTGCCTGAGGTCGCTGGAGACACGGTTGCCATTACGTTTGTGGGTTATGCTGTGTCTGTCTCACTGGCAATGATCTACGCAGACAAGCACGGCTACTCCATCCAACCCAACCAG GAGCTCCTGGCCCATGGTATCTCCAACACAGTGTCGTCTCTCTTCACCTGTTTCCCCAGCTCAGCCACTCTGGCCACCACCAACATCTTGGAGAGTTCTGGGGGATTCACACAG CTCTCTGGCTTGTTCACCAGTCTGGTGGTTCTGATAGTTCTACTGCTGATTGGACCTCTCTTCTACTTCCTGCCCaag GCAGTGCTGGCCTGTATCAATGTCACCAGCCTCAGACAGATGTTTCTACAGTTCCAGGACCTGCCAGACCTCTGGCGAGTCAGCAAGATTGACTTC GTAGTGTGGCTGGTGACTTGGCTGTCTGTTGTGGTCCTGAATGTCGATATGGGTCTGGCTATTGGAGTGGTCTTCTCAATGATGACAGTCATCTGTCGCACACAGAG GGCTGGGTGTTCAGTGCTGGGCAGAGCGAGCAACACAGAGATCTACAGATCTTTAGAGAACCACAACAAG TGCTATGAAGTTCCGGGTGTGAAGATCCTGACATACAACGGGCCCATCTACTACGGCAACCGCAGCTTCTTCAGAGAGGACATGAGTCGTCTGCTGGGCCTCACCCCAGAGAGGATCCGCAGTAGAGAGAAGGCCAGGAAGGCCctggagaagagggaaagagaggctgTCAACACTGTG GAGAGAGGTGTCGCAAACACATCATTTTCATCTGAGAATGAGTTCTTTAAATCTG AAACTGCTGAAAGTGAGGTCCAGGCAGTACTAATAGATTGCAGCAGTGTGATTTTTGTCGATGTTGCTGGAGCCAGACTCTTCATACAG ATGTGTATTGAATGCCAGAAAGTTGGGGTTTGCATATATTTGGCCAATTGCAATG AGAGTGTTCTGAGGATCCTAACCTCCAGTGGACTGATGAACTGCATGAACCCACAACACATCTTTGTTACGGTCCACGATGCTGTGATGTACATTCAACAACAGAAG GAGCAAACTCCAGAAAACACTACCACCGTTTGGGTGTGA